From Candidatus Neomarinimicrobiota bacterium, a single genomic window includes:
- a CDS encoding AMP nucleosidase, which produces MDTKQAIVKDWIFRYTGVEPEAFGDRILLTNFKNYVDKFARRFDVPIFGEDRSMSVATNKDGLSIINFGMGSANAATIMDLLSAIDPYGVLFLGKCGGLKQSTELGHFILPVAAIRGEGTSNDYLRPEVPAMPSFKIHKYISQILVEQDLDYRTGVVYTTNRRVWEHDEKFKEYLRETRCIGIDMETATIFITGLANNIPRGALLLVSDLPMVPDGIKTEALDRSVTKKYVDLHLDIGIEAMTHIAEQGESIKHFSF; this is translated from the coding sequence ATGGATACAAAACAAGCAATCGTCAAAGATTGGATATTTCGTTATACAGGAGTGGAACCAGAAGCCTTTGGCGACAGAATTTTACTCACAAACTTTAAAAACTACGTCGACAAATTTGCACGTAGGTTCGATGTCCCAATTTTTGGTGAAGATCGCAGCATGAGCGTGGCCACCAATAAGGATGGCTTGAGCATAATTAATTTTGGAATGGGTTCTGCCAATGCAGCCACCATTATGGATTTGCTTTCAGCTATAGACCCCTATGGCGTTCTCTTTTTAGGAAAATGCGGAGGATTAAAACAATCCACAGAGCTCGGCCACTTTATTCTCCCCGTAGCAGCCATCCGAGGTGAGGGAACCAGTAATGATTACCTCCGGCCAGAAGTACCAGCCATGCCCAGCTTTAAGATACACAAATACATTTCACAAATTCTGGTTGAACAAGATCTGGATTATCGGACAGGTGTCGTTTATACTACCAATCGCCGCGTCTGGGAACATGATGAAAAATTCAAGGAATATCTTAGAGAAACAAGGTGCATAGGCATTGACATGGAAACGGCCACCATTTTTATAACCGGGCTGGCGAATAACATTCCCCGTGGAGCCCTGCTGCTGGTCAGTGATCTGCCCATGGTGCCGGATGGAATAAAGACCGAGGCTCTTGATAGAAGTGTCACCAAGAAATATGTAGACCTACACCTGGATATTGGCATTGAAGCCATGACTCATATTGCAGAACAAGGCGAATCAATCAAGCACTTCTCGTTTTAA